The Pseudomonas solani genome segment ACGGGGAATTCCAGGTGCTGACCGACTGCAGCACCGAGGTCCAGAAAGGTGAAGTGGTGGTCGTCTGCGGGCCGTCCGGCTCCGGAAAATCCACCCTGATCAAGTGCGTCAACGCGCTGGAGCCCTTCCAGAAGGGCGACATCGTCGTCGACGGCACCTCCATCGCCGACAAGAAGACCGACCTGCCCAAGCTGCGCTCCCGCGTCGGCATGGTGTTCCAGCACTTCGAGCTGTTCCCGCACCTGTCGATCACCGAGAACCTCACCATCGCCCAGATCAAGGTGCTTGGCCGCAGCAAGGAAGAAGCCACCGCCAAGGGGCTCAAGCTGCTGGAGCGCGTCGGCCTCTCCGCCCACGCCCACAAGCACCCGGGCCAGCTCTCCGGCGGCCAGCAGCAGCGCGTCGCCATCGCCCGCGCCCTGGCCATGGACCCGGTGGTGATGCTGTTCGACGAGCCCACCTCGGCGCTCGACCCAGAGATGGTCAACGAAGTGCTCGACGTGATGGTGCAACTGGCCAACGAAGGCATGACCATGATGTGCGTCACCCACGAGATGGGCTTCGCCCGCAAGGTCGCCGACCGGGTGATCTTCATGGACGCCGGCCAGATCGTCGAAGACTGCCCCAAGGAAGAGTTCTTCGGCGACGTCAGCCAGCGCTCCGAACGCGCCCAGCAGTTCCTCGCCAAGATCCTGCAACATTGATGCACCGCGCCCCTCTCCACCTCGGAGAGGGGCCGCGTCGCCCCACCCGCCGCTCGGCGCCCCGCACCGACTGGCAAGGCCCGGACCACTTATGATGCAATGCCCTCCCGCCAGCCTCCGCGCCGTGCCGCCCGCATTGACCGTGAAACCGCGCCTGCTCCGCCACCTCTCGCTGACCCTGCTGCTGGTCCTGGCCATGTTCGGCGTCGGCTGGGTCGGCTACCACCTCAGCGAGCTCTCCGGCATCCGCGCCCTGCGCGAGAACGGCGAACGCCAGCTGGAACTCCACGCCCGCGCCGTGGAGAGCGAAATCAACCGCTACACCTACCTGCCCAGCCTGCTGGAGCTGGAATCCAGCGTCAGCCACCTGCTGCTCAACCCCACGCCCTACCGGCGCAACCTGGTCAACGACTACCTCGAAGGGCTCAACCGCCTCAGCGGCAACCGCGCCATCTTCCTCCTCGACACCAACGGCCGCGTGCTGGCCACCAGCAACTGGCGCGACGCCGACAGCTTCCTGGGTGAAGACCTGGCCTTCCGCGCCTACTTCCAGCAAGCGATGAAGGGCGAGCCCGGGCGCTTCTACGGCATCGGCAGCACCACGGGCGAGGCCGGCTACTACCTGGCCCACGGCCTGCGCTACGAAGGCCGCATCATCGGCGTCGCGGTGGTCAAGGTGAAACTCGAGGCGCTGCAGGAGCGCTGGGAAAAGGCCCGTCTGCAGGCCTTCGTCAGCGACGAGAACGGCATCATCATCCTCTCCAGCGACCCGGTCCTGCGCATGAAGGCCATCCGCGCGCTCTCCGCCGAAGACAAGGAGCGCCTGGCCCGCAGCCTGCAATACCACTGGTGGGCGCTCAACGAATGGCAGCCGCGTTCGCGCCAGGACCTGGGCGACGGCCTGGAAACCCTCAGCTTCGCCTCGCCCCTGCCCGACGGCGGCGAGCAGGAGATCGCCTACCTGGCGCAGAGCCGGCCGCTCAGCGACACCCCCTGGCACTTCAGCCTGCTCTCGCCCCTGGCCGACCTGCGCCGCGAGGCCGTCATCCACGGCCTGCTGGCCGCCGCCGGCCTGGCCCTGCTGGCCTTCCTCGCCATCGCCTGGAACGAGCGGCGCAAGGTGCTCGCCACCCGCCTCGCCGCCCGCGAGGCGCTGCTCCAGGCCAACAACGAACTGGAACGCAAGATCGCCGAACGCACCCAGGACCTGCGCTCCAGCAACCAGCGCCTGATGGGCGAGATCCGCGAACGCCGGCAGACCGAGGAGAACTTGCGCAAGGCCCAGGACGGACTGGTCCAGGCCGGCAAGCTGGCGGTGATCGGGCAGATGTCCACCAGCATCGCCCACGAACTCAACCAGCCCCTGGCCGCCCTGCGCACCCTCTCCGGCAACACCGTGCGCTTCCTCCAGCGCGGCGCGCTGGACGTGGCCAGCACCAACCTCACCGCCATCAACGAGCTGGTCGATCGCATGGGCCGCATCACCGCCAGCCTGCGCGCCTTCGCCCGGCGCGCCGACGACCATGGCCAGGCCAGCCTGGGCAAGGCCGTGGACGCGGCGCTGTTCATCCTCCACACGCGCCTGGAACACACCCCGCTGACCCTGCACCGCGCCTTCGCCGATGCCCGCCTGGCCATCGACCAGACCCGCCTGGAGCAGATCCTGGTCAACCTCATCGCCAACGCCCTTGACGCCATGAGCGGGCAGGCCGACTGCCAGCTCTGGCTCGACGGCCACGACCAAGACGGCACCTACATCCTCCGCGTGCGCGACAACGGCCCCGGCATCTCCCCGGCCGTGCGCGAGCACCTGTTCGAACCCTTCTTCACCACCAAGCCCGGCGAACACGGCCTGGGCCTTGGCCTCACCCTGTCCGCCAGCCTCGCCACCGCCGCCGGTGGCAGCCTCGGCGTGCAACACCCCGAGGACGGCGGCACGGCCTTCGAGCTGCGCCTGCCGCAGATCGCCGCCCCTCCGAAACGAGCCCCCGCCCATGACCGAGCCGCTCAGCGTCCTTATCGTCGAAGACGACCCCCACGTCCTGCTCGGCTGCCAGCAGGCACTGGCCCTGGAAGACATCCCCAGCATCGGTGTCGCCAGCGCCGAGGAAGCCCTCAAGCAGATCGGCACCGACTTCGCCGGCATCGTCATCAGCGACATCCGCCTGCCGGGCATCGACGGCCTCGAGCTGCTCGCCCGCCTCAAGGCCCGCGACCGCAGCCTGCCGGTGGTGCTGATCACCGGCCACGGCGACATCTCCATGGCGGTGGGCGCCATGCGCGACGGCGCCTACGACTTCATGGAGAAGCCCTTCTCCCCCGAACGCCTGGTGGAGGTCACCCGCCGCGCGCTGGAGCAGCGCGGCCTGGCCCGCGAAGTCACCGCCCTGCGCCGCCAACTGGCCGGGCGCCAGTCCCTGGAGCAACGCATCATCGGCCGCTCGCCGGCCATGCAGGCTCTGCGCGAGCTGATCGCCAACGTCGCCGACACCGCCGCCAACGTGCTGATCGAAGGCGAAACCGGCACCGGCAAGGAGCTGGTCGCCCGCTGCCTGCACGACTACAGCCGGCGCCAGCCCCAGCAGTTCGTCGCGCTCAACTGCGGCGGCCTGCCGGAGAACCTCTTCGACAGCGAAATCTTCGGCCACGAGGCCCACGCCTTCACCGGCGCCGGCAAGCGCCGCATCGGCAAGATCGAGCACGCCCACAACGGCACCCTGTTCCTCGACGAGATCGAGAGCATGCCCATGAACCTGCAGATCAAGTTCCTCCGCGTGCTGCAGGAGCAGACCCTGGAGCGCCTCGGCTCCAACCAGCCGATCCCGGTGGACTGCCGCGTGGTCGCCGCCACCAAGGCCGACCTCGACGAACAGGGCAAGGCCGGCCAGTTCCGCAGCGACCTCTACTACCGCCTCAACGTGGTGACCCTGGAACTGCCGCCGCTGCGCGACCGACGCGAAGACATCCTGCTGCTGTTCGACCACTTCCTGCAGCTCGCCTCGCTGCGCTTCGACCGCGCCATGCCGGAGATCGACCGCGCCACCGTCTCCAGCCTCATGGCCCACGATTGGCCGGGCAACGTGCGCGAACTGCGCAACGTCGCCGAGCGCTACGCCCTTGGCCTCCCCGTGTTCAAGAAGACCGGCCTGGCCCTGGACGGCAACGAACCCAGCTTCGCCGAAGCCGTGGAAGCCTTCGAACGCAACCTCCTCGGCGACGCCCTGGAACGCCACGGCGGCAACCTCAGCCAGGCCGCCATCGCCCTCGGCATGGCCAAGACCACCCTGTTCGACAAGGTCAAGAAATACGGCCTCTGACCCGTCCCCGGCCAAACCCGGACGCCCTCACCACGTAGGGTGGACCCCGCTCCACCGGTCCACCTTCCGTGCCCGCCGGCCACTCCGCCGGTGGATGAAAAAAGCGCCATCCACCCTACGCCCGCAAGCCGCACGGATGTGGAGGACAGCGCCCCCGTGGGAGCGAATTCATTCGCGATGCCCTGCCACCGGCCAAACCCGGATGCCCTCGCCACGTAGATACCGTCTTGATCCCTAGTGAGCAAGGGCCAGTTTTACGTCGTACGGCTGGCCCGATTTCAAGACGCCATAAGCGATGTTCAGCAGCTTACGCATCGCTGCACAGATGATCTGCATGCCGGTCTTGCCCTTGGCTCTGAGGCGTTCTCTCATCGCTTTGATCGCCCCGTTGTGCTGCAGGGCGCAAACGGCAGGCATGTACAGCCCAGCACGCAGCCGCGATGAGCCCATCTTGGAAATGCGGGTCTGCCCCCGGTACTTACCAGACTCCTGCAAACGCGGGTTGAGTCCGGCAAAGGCGGTAATCGCGCGGCTGCTGGTGAAGCGATGAGGGTCGCCCAGCTCCGCCAGGATCAGGGCGGCTGTCTTGTCCGCGATGCCATCGATGCTGGTCAACAGATCACGTTTGCCACGCAGATCCGGGTCATTGTCGATGTGGTCGTTGATGGCCTTGAGGGTTTCCTCGATCTGTTGCTCGATGTGCCGCAACACTGAGCGGATCGACTCCTGCACGCTGGTATCGGCCACCTCCAGGCGATTGCTCTCCATCTGCTGGATTTCCTGCAGATCCGCCAGGCGCCGCATCAGTGCTTTCAGGCGCCGTATGGCGCGAGGTTCAGGCTGCCAGGGCCGTAGCTCGTCTTGGTGGCGCTCGCCGTATTCGGCGATCAGCTTGGCGTCGACCTTGTCAGTTTTCACGCGCTGCAGCTGACTGCGGGCGTAGTGGGCGATCTGCGCAGGGTTGAGGACGCAGACCCGATAGTTCTGCTCCAGCAGCCATTCGGCCAGGGCTTCATGGTGGATGCCGGTGGCTTCCATCACGACCCAGGCACCCGCCTCGCTGTGCTTGTTCAGCCACTCCTGCAGCGTGCGAAAGCCCGCCTCGCTGTTGGCCAACTTGGCCTTGGTGCGGTACTTGCCGTTCGCCTGCAGGGTGGCGATATCAAACGTGTGCTTCGCAATGTCGACACCAATGACACTGGGCATGTGTGCTCCTCCTGATCGTTCCAAATGCGATCATCACTGCACCCGGCCCAACCTTGTGAATGCGAGCTCTGGGCTCAAGATACCGTTCGGGCTGTTCGAGTGAGTGTGGAGGGGCGGAGCACTATCTACATCGCAGGCTCAGGGCCTAAGGGTGGACACGACTTCCAGCCCCTCCCCCGATGATCAGTCGGGAACTATTACCCCTGAAGGGGTAGTTAGTCGAGATACAAGGGTGGACCCCGCTCCATCGGTCCACCTTTCGTACTCACCGGCCACTCCGCTGGTGGATGAAAGGAGCGTCATCCACCCTACAAAGGTGCCACCGCAAAACACCAAGGATGGAAATGGGTGTAGGGGCGAATTCATTCGCCCGCTCTTCTGCTGGGCACCGAAAACGAGCCACAAACAAAAACGCCGGCCCAGTGGCCGGCGTTTTCCTTGTACCCGAGACGTCAGGCGGCGAAACCACCGTCGATCGTCAGGTTGGCACCGGTGATGTAGCCCGCTTCCGGGCCGGCCAGGTAGGCCACGAAGCTGGCGATCTCCTCGGCCTTGCCGTAGCGCGCCAGCGCCATCATCTGCTTGAGCGATTCGGCGAAGTCGCCCTCGGCCGGGTTCATGTCGGTATCCACCGGGCCGGGCTGCACGTTGTTCACGGTGATGCCACGGGGGCCCAGGTCACGGGACAGGCCCTGGGTGAAGCCCGCCACCGCCGCCTTGCTCATGGCGTAGACCGAGCCACCGGCAAAGGGCATACGCTCGGCATTGGTGCTGCCGATGGTGATGATGCGGCCACCCTCGCCCATCACCCGGGCGGCTTCCTGGCTGGCGATCACCACGCTGCGCACGTTCACTGCCAGGGTGCGGTCGAGGTCTTCGATGGCGAATTCCTCGATGGGCGCCACGGCCAGCACGCCGGCGTTGTTCACCAGGATGTCGAGGCGGCCGAAGCTGTCCACGGTGTAGCGGATGGCGCCGCGCAGGGCCTGCTCGTCGCTGCTGTCGGCCTTGATGGCCAAGGCGCGGCCACCGGCTGCTTCGATGGCTTTCACCACCTCTTCGGCGGCCTGGCCGGAAGCGGCGTAGGTCAGCGCCACGGCGGCGCCTTCACGGGCCAGGCGCTTGGCGATGGCGGCGCCGATACCGCGGGAACCGCCCTGGATGAATGCAACCTTGCCGCTGAGCGTTTGAGTCGAGGTCATGATGGTTCTCCAATTGTCTGTAGGGGGATTCGGGCTTGGCCGGTTGGCTGTTGCTCGATGACGGGGCCAGTATCGGAGAGAGATTGACAACCGATAAGCCGGCAATCGCTATATTCTTTCGATCCAAACGGTTTACAGTGACGCCATGGGAACCCTGAACAACATCGAATGCTTCGTCCGCAGCGCTGAGGCTGGCAGCTTTGCCGAGGCCGCACGGCGCCTGGGCCTGACGCCAGCGGCAGTCGGCAAGAACGTGGCGAAACTGGAGCGTGGGCTGGGAGTGCAGCTGTTCCAGCGTAGTACACGCAGCCTGAAACTCACCGAGGCCGGCGAGCGCTTCCTCATCGAGGTCAGCGGCGGCCTCGCCACCCTCCAGGGCGCGGTGGCCAACCTCGCCAGCGCGGGCGGCCAGCCGGCGGGCAACCTCAAGGTGAGCATGGGGCTGATGTTCGGCCGCGAATACATCGTGCCGCTGCTCGAGGGCTTCCTCGCCCGCTATCCCGCCATCGTCCCCGACTGGCATTTCGACAACCGCCAGGTGGACCTCATCGGCGAAGGCTTCGACATCGGCATCGGCGGCGGTTTCGAGCTGCCCCAGGGGGTGATCGCCCGGCAGATCGGCCCGGGGCATCGCGTGCTGCTGGCCTCACCCAGCTACCTGGAGAAACACCCGCAGCCACAAGCGCCGGCGGAACTCACCCAGCACGACGGCATCCTCCTGCGTTCACCGCAGACCGGCCGCGTTCGCAACTGGGTGCTGCGCAACGGCAGTGACGACCAGTCCCCCATCGACCTGCGGCCGCGCATGCTGATGAGCGACCCGGAAGCCGCCTGCCACGCCGCGTGCATGGGCCTGGGCATCACACTGGTCAGCACGGTGCACGCGGTGCACTTCATCGAGCGCGGCCAACTGGTGCGGGTACTGCCGGACTGGCACGTGCTCTCCGACCCGCTGTGCCTCTACTTCAGCGCGCAGAAGCTGTTGCCGGCCAAGACCCGCGTCTTCATCGACCACGTGGTGCAAGCCTTCCGCGAGCAGGGCCTGGCCGAACGCTTCTCCGCCCAGGGCCCGGCCTGCGGCGGCCGGGGCTGATCGGCACCGTTGCCACTCAGGCAATAGTCATTATCGAAGTGGGTGATTTTTCCGCCCCCGGAGCCGCGGATAACCTTTGTTCATCAAAGGACAACGCCACCCCAGGGGGCCCGAAATGAATCGCCTGCTCGCCATCGCACTCGCCGCTACCACCCTCATCCTCGCCGGCTGCGCCAGCCAACCGGAGCCGCGCCCGTACACCGATGCCGAGGTCAAGCAGTTCTCCCTGGAGATGCTCAACCGCGCCGGCCTGCCCTACGAGGATTACGAGAAAGTCCGCTCCGCGCTGATGAACCCCAAGGTCTCCAGCGCCAGCCGCGACTACGAGGCCGCCTTCATCCGCCGCAACGAGGGCTGAACCCGGGGCTATGCTTTGCGCTCGACCGCCTGGCCACCAGGCGGCCACGACCGAGCGAAAGGCCCGCCCCAATGAGCAGCACCGCCTCCCCCACCGCCCATCGCGAATGCGCCACCTCACGGCTCATCGACGCACCGCCGGCCCGGGTATTCCGCGCCATCGCCAGCCCCGAGCACCTCGCCCGCTGGTGGGGCCCGAACGGCTTCAGCAGCACCTTCGAGCTCTTCGAATTCCGCCCCGACGGCCACTGGCGCTTCACCCTCCACGGCCCCGACGGCACCGACTACCCCAACCACAACCTGTTCCGCGAGATCACCCCCGGGCGGGTACTAATCGAACACTTCTCGGACGACCACCACTTCTTCCTCACCATCACCCTCACCCTGGAAGGCACCGGCACGCGGGTGGGCTGGCAGCAGGTCTTCGACAGCGCGGAACACCGCGAACAGATCGCCACCTTCGTGCTGCCGGCCAACGAGGAAAACCTCGACCGCCTAACCGCCGAAGTGCACAACGTCGACTGGCCCATGGCCTAAGCGCCACAGCGCCCGCACCGCTCCCGTAGGATGGCGTAGAGCGCAGCGAAACCCATCGATGCGCCGCCAACTCAGTCCCCCAGGTCCTCATGGTGATCCGAAAACCCCTGCCGCCAGTAGGCCGCGACGCGCATCGCCTCCTTCGGCTGCCCCTTCTCCACCAGCAGGGCGCGGGAGCGGGTCATCATGCCGTGCTCGCCGGCGCCCCAGGCGTAGCCTTCGCCAGTCGGCAGCTGCAGGGCCTGTACGGCGGCGACCAGTTCCTCCGGCGTATCGACCCAGCGCAGGTCGAGGTTCGCGGCGCTGCGCAAATCGCGGCGGTCGGCCTCGGCCAGCTGCACGATGGCGGTGACGCGGGCGCCGGCCGGCAGCTCCTCCAGGCGGCGGTGGATCGCCGGCAAGGCGCTGGAGTCGCCCACCAGCAGGTGCCAGTCGTAATCCAGGGGGATGATCATCGAGCCGCGCGGACCGCCGATCAGCGCGGAGTCGCCCGGCTGCGTGCGCTCGGCCCATTCGCAGGCGCCGCCCTCGCCGTGCAGGGCGAATTCGAGGGTCAGCTCGCGACGTTCAAGATCGAAGTGGCGCGGCGTGTAGTCGCGGCGGATGAGCTCGCCCTGCTCGTCCACGAACATGAACTTGATGTGGTCGTCGAAGGAGGCGGAAACGAAGTCCGCCAGTTCGTCACCGCCGAAGGTGACGCTCATGAAATGCGGGCTGATGCGCTCCACGCGGAGCACGTCCAGCTCGCGGCGGCGCAGTTCGTGGCGCACGCGCTGCACGCGGCGGGTCTGTACGGGTTGGTCCATGGGCTGTTGCTCGCAAGGGATGGTTGATAACATCAACGATCATAAAAACCACTAGTTGATATTGTCAACCATATGACCGCCGATACAGCCGAAGACGTCTTCGAATCCATCCACTCCGTCATGCACCTCTACCGCGCCCGGCAATACCGGACGCTGCGCGACGGCGCCCACGACCTCGCCCACATGGAATTCAAGGCGCTGAACTTCTTCGCCCACAATCCGGGGGCGACCCAGAGCGACCTGGTGGCCCACTCCGGGCGCGACAAGGCGCAGATCGCCCGCCTGATCCAGGCGTTGCGCGCCAAGACGCTGCTGGAAGGCAAGGCCGACGAGGCCGACAAGCGCAGCATCCGGCTCTACCCCACCGCCGCCGGCACGGCTCTCCACCAGGCGGTGCGCCAACAGGGCCGACGCCTCAACCAGGTGGCGGTGGACGGCTTCAGCCAGGAGGAATGCCAGCAGTTGCTCGACCTGCTGGCGCGGGTGCAGGCCAACCTGAACGCCGAAGACTGACGCCCAACCCCCGAAGGATGCGCAGCGGCCGCCGACACCGCAGAATAGGCGCCGCGATTTTCCCCACCGGTCAGGGACGACAGATGCACGACAACGATGAAATCCAGGCGATCCGCCAGCAGCTGGCCCGCCCCGCCACGCAGTTCACCGCTGGCGGCTTCCGCCCCACCCAGGCCGACGACGAAAGCTGGCTGGGCCGGGTCTTCCTGTTCCGCGCCGACGAAGGCATCCCCTGCAACGCGGCCGGGGACGCAATGCTGCCCCTGGCCCAGTTCCACCTGCCGAGCCTGCCGGTCAACCACCCGCTGCTGGCGGATGTACGGGTGCTGACCCTGTTCATCTCCGCCGATTTCGGCGAGCCGCTGGAGCCCATGGGCGCCCACTGGCTCATCCGTGAATACGGTCACCACGAGGTGCTGGAGCGCAAGGAGCTGGCCGCGCCGGCTTCCTTCATCAAACCCTTCCCGCTCAAGGCCGAACGGCTGGACGAGGACTACCCGCTGTGGGACGGCGGCGGCGTGCCGGCGGACCTGGAAGACCGCATCCTCGAACTGGAGCGCCAAGGCACGATCGACAGCTACTACGACATCGTCAGCCACTGCTACGCGCACAAGATCGGCGGCTACCCGTCCTTCTGCCAGTCCGGCATCGACCCGGGCGACGGCTTCGAATTCGTCTTCCAGATCTCCTCCGACGCCAAGATCAACCTCAACGTCGTGGACAGCGGCAGCCTGATGTTCTGGAAGCACCGCAGCAGCGGCGAATGGGCGCTCTACTACGACTTCTACTGAGCCCCAGCCCCCTCACCCACGGCTCATCCCAACGCAGGCCCCCATGCAGGCATTCCCCCAGAAACAGATCAGGGCCCACTACGACGCCCGCACCCTCCGCGTCTACCAGGCCTACTCCGACGCCATCGCCGACAGCGCGCTGGCCCACGGCACCTTCGTCTCGCCGCCCTTCAAGCTGGAGCGCATGACCTGGATAAAGCCCTCCTTCCTCTGGATGATGTACCGCGCCGGCTGGGGCCTGAAGGACAGCGGGCAGAAGCGCATCCTCGCCCTCGACATCAGCCACGAAGGCTTCGCCTGGGCCCTGGCCAACAGCTGCCCCAGCCACCCGGAGCCGGGTCAGGGCAAGGAGGAATGGGAGCGCATCAAGAACGCCTCGCCGGTGCGCATCCAGTGGGACCCGGAGCGCAACCTGCACCTCGAGCCGCTGCCCCACCGCGCGATCCAGATCGGCCTGGGCCCAGAGGCTTCAAGGCGCTACGTGGAGCAGTGGATACAGGGCATCACCGAGGTCACCGACCTGGCCCATGACATCCACGCCCTGGTGCAGGCCGGAGAGCTGGAAGAGGCGCGGCGCAGGCTGCCCGAAGAGCGCGAATACATCCCTTGAAACACCTGCTCCTCCGACCCGGCCGGCGGCGTGCGTCAGCGGGTTAGCGTCGTCACGAAAGCCGTCTACGCTCACCCACGACCCGCCCGCCATCCACTCCAGGAGGACACCACCATGGCATTGCGCATCAACGATACGGTCCCTGACTTCAAGGCCGAAACCGACCAGGGCAGCATCAGCTTCCACGATTGGATCGGCTCCAACTGGGCCATCCTCTTCTCCCACCCCAAGGACTTCACCCCGGTGTGCACCACCGAGTTCGGCGCCGTGGCGCAACTGGCCGCCGAATGGGCCAAGCGCGGCACCCAGGTGATCGGCGTCTCGGTGGACGGGGTGCAGGCGCACCAGAAGTGGAAGGGTGATATCGAGGCGTTCTGTGGCGCCAACGCGACCTTCCCGATCATCGCCGACGAGTCCCTGGCCGTGTCCAAGGCCTTCGACATGCTGCCCGCCGAGGCCTACCTGCCCGATGGCCGCACCGCCGCCGACACCGCCACCGTGCGCTCGGTGTTCATCATCGGCCCGGACAAGAAGCTCAAGCTGTCCATGACCTACCCGATGTCCGTGGGCCGCAACTTCGCCGAGGTGCTGCGCGCCCTCGACGCCCTGCAGCTGACCTACAACGTGCCCCTGGCCACCCCGGCCAACTGGACCGAAGGCCAGGACGTGATCGTCGCCCTCGCCCTCAATGACGACCAGGCCCGCGAGAAGTACGGCAGCATCGACATCAAGCTGCCCTACCTGCGCACCACCGCCGCGCCGAAGTAGGTCCGCTCCACCCGTTGGTAGCCCGGGCTTCAGCCCGGGGCCACCGTCCCGCTCCTGCGCCACACGCTCGCCACCCAGGGCTGCTGCTCCCGCGGCAGGCCCGCCGGGCGGTAGTAATGCTCCAGCTCATCGAACCCTGCCGCCTCCAGCAGCGCCTTCCAGGCCGCGAAGTCGTGCCAGGCGCCATAGCGGTTGCCACTCCAGCCTTCCTGGTTCTGCCCGCGCGGGTTGGAGCTGAACAGCACCCCACCCGGCTTCAGCGTCGCGTGCAGCTGGCGCAGCACCCTCGGCAGCTCCTGCCCTGGCACGTGGAACAGCGTGGCATTGGCGAACACACCATCGAAGCGTTCGGCCGGCAACTGCAGGTCGAGGAAGGACTGCAACCACACCTCGCACCCGGAATCCGCCCGTGCCATCTCGACGAAGCGCTCGGCGCCGTCCAGCCCCACCGGCGCGTGGCCCAGGGCGCGGAAGGTGCGCAGGTCGCGCCCCGGCCCGCAGCCGAAATCGAGGATGGCCAGCGGCGCCGGGCCGTGGATATGCCGCAACAGGGCCTCGATGTTCTGGCTCACATCATGGTCGCGGGTGTTCTCGCGGAAGCCATCGGCGTTCTGGTTGTAGTCCTCCAGCGTGGTGGCGCTGAGGTTGGCGAGCTCATCGGGCAGCAAGGGCATGGGGGTCTCTCGTGAGATAGGCCCGGGGATTCTACCCGCCCCCGCCACCGCGCTCACCGCCCCTTTAAATGACGAACGACATCTATGCGACGAATAATATTACGCATATCATCCAAACAATCGCAGGCATCCCCGAGAGTGCAGGACCATGAACCGACACGCGCACACCCTCCGCCCCCTGGCCCTGTTGGCAGCACTGCTGGCCCTCGGCGGCTGCAACAGCCAGGCCGACACCTCGCCCACTGCCAGCGGCCCGCAGCCACGGCCGGTACTGGCCGCCCAGGTGGAAAGCGCCAGCCACCACCAGGCCGCCTACACCGGGGTGGTGGCGGCGCGCACCGAGAGCGACCTGGGCTTCCGCGTCGGCGGCAAGGTGATCGAGCGCCGCGTCGACCCCGGCGCCCGGGTGGCCAAGGGCGACACCCTGCTGG includes the following:
- a CDS encoding amino acid ABC transporter ATP-binding protein — translated: MISIKNVNKWYGEFQVLTDCSTEVQKGEVVVVCGPSGSGKSTLIKCVNALEPFQKGDIVVDGTSIADKKTDLPKLRSRVGMVFQHFELFPHLSITENLTIAQIKVLGRSKEEATAKGLKLLERVGLSAHAHKHPGQLSGGQQQRVAIARALAMDPVVMLFDEPTSALDPEMVNEVLDVMVQLANEGMTMMCVTHEMGFARKVADRVIFMDAGQIVEDCPKEEFFGDVSQRSERAQQFLAKILQH
- a CDS encoding sigma-54-dependent transcriptional regulator, whose translation is MTEPLSVLIVEDDPHVLLGCQQALALEDIPSIGVASAEEALKQIGTDFAGIVISDIRLPGIDGLELLARLKARDRSLPVVLITGHGDISMAVGAMRDGAYDFMEKPFSPERLVEVTRRALEQRGLAREVTALRRQLAGRQSLEQRIIGRSPAMQALRELIANVADTAANVLIEGETGTGKELVARCLHDYSRRQPQQFVALNCGGLPENLFDSEIFGHEAHAFTGAGKRRIGKIEHAHNGTLFLDEIESMPMNLQIKFLRVLQEQTLERLGSNQPIPVDCRVVAATKADLDEQGKAGQFRSDLYYRLNVVTLELPPLRDRREDILLLFDHFLQLASLRFDRAMPEIDRATVSSLMAHDWPGNVRELRNVAERYALGLPVFKKTGLALDGNEPSFAEAVEAFERNLLGDALERHGGNLSQAAIALGMAKTTLFDKVKKYGL
- a CDS encoding IS110 family transposase is translated as MPSVIGVDIAKHTFDIATLQANGKYRTKAKLANSEAGFRTLQEWLNKHSEAGAWVVMEATGIHHEALAEWLLEQNYRVCVLNPAQIAHYARSQLQRVKTDKVDAKLIAEYGERHQDELRPWQPEPRAIRRLKALMRRLADLQEIQQMESNRLEVADTSVQESIRSVLRHIEQQIEETLKAINDHIDNDPDLRGKRDLLTSIDGIADKTAALILAELGDPHRFTSSRAITAFAGLNPRLQESGKYRGQTRISKMGSSRLRAGLYMPAVCALQHNGAIKAMRERLRAKGKTGMQIICAAMRKLLNIAYGVLKSGQPYDVKLALAH
- a CDS encoding 3-oxoacyl-ACP reductase family protein, translated to MTSTQTLSGKVAFIQGGSRGIGAAIAKRLAREGAAVALTYAASGQAAEEVVKAIEAAGGRALAIKADSSDEQALRGAIRYTVDSFGRLDILVNNAGVLAVAPIEEFAIEDLDRTLAVNVRSVVIASQEAARVMGEGGRIITIGSTNAERMPFAGGSVYAMSKAAVAGFTQGLSRDLGPRGITVNNVQPGPVDTDMNPAEGDFAESLKQMMALARYGKAEEIASFVAYLAGPEAGYITGANLTIDGGFAA
- a CDS encoding LysR family transcriptional regulator — its product is MGTLNNIECFVRSAEAGSFAEAARRLGLTPAAVGKNVAKLERGLGVQLFQRSTRSLKLTEAGERFLIEVSGGLATLQGAVANLASAGGQPAGNLKVSMGLMFGREYIVPLLEGFLARYPAIVPDWHFDNRQVDLIGEGFDIGIGGGFELPQGVIARQIGPGHRVLLASPSYLEKHPQPQAPAELTQHDGILLRSPQTGRVRNWVLRNGSDDQSPIDLRPRMLMSDPEAACHAACMGLGITLVSTVHAVHFIERGQLVRVLPDWHVLSDPLCLYFSAQKLLPAKTRVFIDHVVQAFREQGLAERFSAQGPACGGRG
- a CDS encoding SRPBCC family protein, with the protein product MSSTASPTAHRECATSRLIDAPPARVFRAIASPEHLARWWGPNGFSSTFELFEFRPDGHWRFTLHGPDGTDYPNHNLFREITPGRVLIEHFSDDHHFFLTITLTLEGTGTRVGWQQVFDSAEHREQIATFVLPANEENLDRLTAEVHNVDWPMA
- a CDS encoding siderophore-interacting protein gives rise to the protein MDQPVQTRRVQRVRHELRRRELDVLRVERISPHFMSVTFGGDELADFVSASFDDHIKFMFVDEQGELIRRDYTPRHFDLERRELTLEFALHGEGGACEWAERTQPGDSALIGGPRGSMIIPLDYDWHLLVGDSSALPAIHRRLEELPAGARVTAIVQLAEADRRDLRSAANLDLRWVDTPEELVAAVQALQLPTGEGYAWGAGEHGMMTRSRALLVEKGQPKEAMRVAAYWRQGFSDHHEDLGD
- a CDS encoding MarR family winged helix-turn-helix transcriptional regulator, which translates into the protein MTADTAEDVFESIHSVMHLYRARQYRTLRDGAHDLAHMEFKALNFFAHNPGATQSDLVAHSGRDKAQIARLIQALRAKTLLEGKADEADKRSIRLYPTAAGTALHQAVRQQGRRLNQVAVDGFSQEECQQLLDLLARVQANLNAED
- a CDS encoding YwqG family protein, with the translated sequence MHDNDEIQAIRQQLARPATQFTAGGFRPTQADDESWLGRVFLFRADEGIPCNAAGDAMLPLAQFHLPSLPVNHPLLADVRVLTLFISADFGEPLEPMGAHWLIREYGHHEVLERKELAAPASFIKPFPLKAERLDEDYPLWDGGGVPADLEDRILELERQGTIDSYYDIVSHCYAHKIGGYPSFCQSGIDPGDGFEFVFQISSDAKINLNVVDSGSLMFWKHRSSGEWALYYDFY